Proteins from a genomic interval of Zingiber officinale cultivar Zhangliang chromosome 2A, Zo_v1.1, whole genome shotgun sequence:
- the LOC122041925 gene encoding L-ascorbate oxidase-like produces MAAAAAAHPSFCSLIAKPLLFPLLLSLFLSPLQLALSKVHLHKWDISYQFKSPDCLRKLAITVNGETPGPTIYAQQGDTVVVQVNNSLVTENTAIHWHGIRQIGTPWFDGTEGVTQCPILPGDTFVYRFTVDRPGTYLYHAHYGMQRSAGLYGLIQVAVPDGVAEPFAYDYDRSIVLNDWWHNSTQEQATGLTSIPIVWVGEPQSILINGRGSFNCSLSGPNQVCNATNPECSPFVLAVVPGKTYRLRIASVTSLSAFNFEIEGHNLTVVEADGHYAKPFVVENLNIYSGETYSVLFTADRDPGRNYWLAVNVVSRKPGTPVGTGILNYYPNHPRRLPPSSPPSGPPWNDTEYRFNQSKALRSHPAYVHPPPPAADRSLLLLNTQNKVEGRVRWSINNVSFNMPHTPYLIALKKGLRHAFDQAPAPETYDYRSYDIYINQTNPNATISTSIYRLEFNSTVDVVLQNANMMNPNTSDTHPWHLHGHDFWVLGFGMGKFVPGTDEKEFNLVDPIMKNTVAVHQYGWTAIRFRADNPGAWAFHCHIESHFFMGMGVVFAEGVDRVGRLPTSIMGCGHS; encoded by the exons atggccgccgccgccgccgcccacCCCAGCTTCTGCTCGCTCATAGCCAAGCCTCTGCTGTTCCCGCTGCTGTTGTCGCTGTTCCTGTCGCCATTGCAATTGGCGCTCTCCAAAGTCCACCTGCATAAATGGGACATCTCCTACCAGTTCAAGTCCCCGGATTGCCTGAGGAAGCTGGCGATCACCGTCAACGGCGAAACACCGGGCCCTACCATCTACGCCCAGCAGGGCGACACCGTCGTCGTTCAAGTCAACAACAGCCTGGTCACCGAGAATACGGCCATCCATTGGCACGGCATCCGCCAG ATCGGAACGCCTTGGTTCGACGGGACGGAGGGCGTGACGCAGTGCCCGATCCTGCCCGGAGACACTTTCGTCTACAGATTTACCGTCGATCGA CCGGGAACTTACCTCTACCATGCTCACTACGGGATGCAAAGGTCGGCGGGGCTCTACGGCCTGATCCAGGTGGCCGTGCCGGACGGCGTCGCCGAGCCGTTCGCCTACGACTACGATCGCAGCATCGTCCTAAACGACTGGTGGCACAATAGCACCCAGGAACAGGCCACTGGCCTCACCTCCATCCCCATTGTCTGGGTGGGAGAGCCTCAG TCTATCTTGATCAACGGAAGAGGAAGCTTCAACTGCTCTCTGTCGGGGCCAAATCAAGTTTGCAACGCGACCAACCCCGAGTGCTCGCCCTTCGTCCTCGCCGTCGTCCCCGGCAAGACTTACCGCCTTCGGATCGCGAGTGTCACCTCTCTCTCGGCTTTCAACTTCGAAATCGAG GGGCACAATTTGACGGTGGTGGAAGCGGACGGGCACTACGCGAAGCCCTTCGTCGTCGAGAATCTCAACATCTACTCCGGCGAGACCTACTCCGTGCTGTTCACCGCCGACCGAGACCCCGGGCGCAACTACTGGCTCGCCGTCAATGTGGTCAGCCGGAAACCAGGTACTCCGGTGGGAACCGGCATCCTCAATTACTACCCAAACCACCCCAGAAGGCTGCCGCCGAGCTCGCCTCCGTCTGGGCCTCCGTGGAATGACACTGAATACCGGTTCAACCAAAGCAAGGCCCTCCGGTCACACCCGGCCTACGTCCACCCGCCGCCGCCGGCTGCCGATCGCAGCCTTCTCCTACTCAACACGCAGAACAAGGTGGAGGGTCGCGTCAGGTGGTCGATCAACAACGTGTCGTTCAACATGCCCCACACGCCGTACCTGATCGCGCTGAAGAAGGGCCTGCGCCACGCGTTCGACCAAGCGCCGGCACCGGAGACCTACGACTACAGGAGCTACGATATCTACATCAACCAGACGAATCCCAACGCCACGATCTCGACGTCGATCTACAGACTGGAGTTCAACTCGACGGTGGACGTGGTGCTGCAGAACGCGAACATGATGAACCCCAACACCAGCGACACGCACCCGTGGCACCTGCACGGGCACGATTTCTGGGTGCTGGGCTTTGGGATGGGGAAGTTCGTGCCGGGGACGGACGAGAAGGAGTTCAATCTGGTGGATCCGATCATGAAGAACACGGTGGCGGTGCACCAGTACGGGTGGACGGCAATCCGATTCCGGGCGGATAACCCCGGCGCGTGGGCATTCCATTGCCATATCGAGTCACATTTCTTCATGGGGATGGGCGTGGTGTTCGCCGAGGGTGTGGACAGGGTCGGCAGATTGCCGACCTCCATTATGGGCTGTGGCCATTCTTGA